Proteins encoded within one genomic window of Pectobacterium araliae:
- a CDS encoding sensor histidine kinase, with product MGKKKVPLKLGTSVFLMVSVVLGAVLLVVYSLLFFRINQLSEDSLREKAFAIARTFAASPVVIGELKGIGRPEEVQIAAETIRQRNQLLFVTVTDMDTIRHSHPEPGRIGEYFAGRDIYPALLGMENTAINRGTLDPALRVFTPVFDNNHKQVGVVALGIALTSVQKVISDNRWMIPWTLLAGALVGWLGTLILVKVLKRIMLGFEPFEISNLFEQRNAMLKHIKEGVIAVDQHGRITVINDEARRLFRENKPQGSETSVLKPAERVSEQWLEYLHLKQVLERGTPRRDEEISFNGHLLLTNTVPVFVKGDIIGAIATFRDKTEISQLLQRLSGMSYYADALRAQSHEFMNKLHVILGMLHLKYYSQLEDYILKTANNYQAEIGSIIRKVKSPVIAGFLLGKINRARDLGITLSISEESLLPDTDDVDATNELITVLGNLIENAMDAIDGQENCEISVSFHHQNSRLHCTVGDDGPGISLESQARIYEQGFSTKGSGRGIGLYLTKQSLEKIGGTIEFESEPEVYTQFFVTIPYQARLFDHD from the coding sequence ATGGGCAAGAAAAAGGTACCGCTAAAGCTGGGAACATCGGTATTTCTGATGGTGTCAGTGGTGCTTGGTGCGGTGTTGCTGGTGGTCTATTCCTTGCTGTTTTTTCGCATTAATCAGCTTTCAGAAGATTCTCTGCGGGAAAAAGCCTTTGCCATTGCTCGTACGTTTGCAGCATCTCCTGTCGTGATTGGTGAACTGAAAGGGATTGGCCGGCCAGAGGAAGTGCAGATTGCTGCGGAGACGATTCGCCAGCGTAATCAACTACTTTTTGTCACTGTCACGGATATGGACACGATACGCCATAGCCATCCTGAACCGGGTCGAATTGGCGAGTATTTCGCTGGTCGAGATATCTACCCGGCGTTGTTGGGCATGGAAAATACCGCCATTAATCGGGGAACGCTCGATCCGGCACTGCGGGTATTTACGCCGGTTTTCGACAATAACCACAAGCAGGTTGGCGTCGTCGCGCTGGGGATTGCCTTAACCAGCGTGCAGAAGGTGATTAGCGATAACCGCTGGATGATTCCCTGGACGCTGCTGGCGGGGGCGCTGGTTGGCTGGTTGGGTACGCTGATTTTGGTGAAGGTGCTCAAGCGTATTATGCTGGGATTCGAGCCGTTTGAGATCTCGAACCTGTTTGAACAGCGCAATGCGATGCTCAAACACATCAAAGAAGGGGTTATTGCGGTCGATCAACATGGTCGGATTACCGTCATCAATGATGAGGCGCGGCGGCTTTTCCGGGAGAATAAACCGCAGGGCAGTGAAACGTCGGTTCTGAAGCCAGCCGAACGCGTTAGCGAACAGTGGCTTGAATATCTGCACCTGAAACAGGTGTTGGAAAGGGGTACGCCGCGGCGTGATGAAGAGATTAGCTTTAATGGGCATCTATTGCTGACTAACACCGTCCCAGTTTTTGTGAAAGGCGATATTATCGGCGCGATTGCGACGTTCCGTGATAAAACGGAGATCAGCCAGTTGCTGCAACGGTTGAGTGGGATGTCCTACTACGCGGATGCACTGCGGGCGCAGTCGCACGAGTTTATGAACAAGTTGCACGTCATATTAGGGATGCTGCACTTAAAATATTACTCGCAGTTGGAAGATTACATCCTGAAGACCGCCAATAATTATCAGGCGGAAATCGGCTCGATTATTCGTAAAGTGAAATCGCCAGTGATTGCCGGTTTTCTGTTGGGTAAAATTAATCGCGCGCGCGATCTCGGCATTACGCTCTCCATCAGCGAGGAGAGTCTGCTACCGGATACCGACGATGTCGATGCCACGAATGAACTGATTACCGTGTTGGGTAATCTGATTGAGAATGCGATGGACGCGATTGATGGGCAGGAAAACTGTGAAATCAGCGTGAGCTTCCATCATCAGAATAGCCGCCTTCACTGTACCGTGGGGGATGACGGCCCCGGCATTTCGCTGGAGAGCCAGGCGCGCATTTATGAACAGGGATTCTCTACCAAAGGCAGCGGGCGCGGTATTGGCCTGTACCTGACCAAACAGAGTCTGGAGAAGATTGGCGGCACTATCGAGTTTGAATCAGAACCTGAGGTGTACACCCAGTTTTTCGTTACTATTCCTTATCAAGCAAGGCTGTTTGACCATGATTAA
- the dcuR gene encoding two-component system response regulator DcuR: MINVLIVDDDAMVAELNKSYLNQVSGFSCYATVPTLQQARNLLMQPDSEIDLVLLDIYMQQDNGLDLLPTIREFSEKTDVIIISSASDVYTIKKALHYGVVDYLIKPFQFSRFEQALTAYREETNLFKHRDFVGQSDIDNLIRRTSSSTVSERKKLPKGLTSLTLRTVCEWIEGNQGIEFSTEMLANAIGISRVSCRKYLIYLSETNILTTNILYGSTGRPVYLYRLLPEKQDSLRQYCE; this comes from the coding sequence ATGATTAATGTACTGATTGTTGATGACGATGCCATGGTTGCAGAGCTGAACAAATCTTATCTGAACCAGGTTTCTGGATTTAGCTGCTACGCGACCGTCCCCACGTTGCAGCAGGCGCGGAACCTGCTGATGCAACCTGACTCGGAAATCGATTTGGTACTGCTGGATATTTACATGCAGCAGGATAATGGACTGGATTTGTTACCGACTATCCGTGAATTCAGTGAAAAGACGGACGTCATCATCATCTCGTCTGCCAGCGATGTGTATACCATCAAAAAAGCGCTGCACTACGGCGTTGTGGATTATCTGATTAAGCCTTTCCAGTTCTCGCGTTTTGAACAGGCCCTGACCGCCTATCGCGAAGAGACGAACTTGTTCAAGCACCGCGATTTTGTTGGGCAGTCGGATATTGATAATCTGATCCGCCGTACCAGCAGTAGCACGGTCAGTGAACGTAAGAAATTGCCGAAAGGGCTGACCAGTCTAACGCTGCGTACCGTTTGCGAGTGGATTGAAGGTAATCAGGGCATTGAGTTTTCTACCGAAATGCTGGCGAATGCGATTGGTATTTCTCGTGTGTCCTGCCGTAAATATCTGATTTATCTGTCTGAAACCAATATTCTGACCACCAATATCCTGTACGGCTCAACCGGGAGACCGGTTTACCTGTATCGCCTGTTGCCGGAAAAGCAGGACTCGCTGCGTCAATACTGTGAATAA
- a CDS encoding 2-hydroxycarboxylate transporter family protein: MKKTETDILCENDLALETPSSFIGDFFKKKIGSVPVALFMAITAVVAIAAYEGYLPKNMIGGFAVIMTMGFLLAHIGSNIPVFKDIGGPAILCLMVPSIMVYFNLFNDNTMKTVHLLMKEANFLYFVIACLVVGSILGMNRKILIQGMVRMFVPLVIGTATALATGLLVGKLCGYSVYHTFFFIIVPIIGGGIGEGILPLSLAYSAILGQSPDVYVAQLAPAAVVGNIFAILCAGVLSRLGMRRKDLNGEGRLVRSDEDNAMFTVNDAPKPVDFHLMGGGLLMICAFFIVGGLFERLIHIPGPVLMILIAVFCKYGRIIPAVMETGAHSVYKFVSSSLVWPLMIGLGMLYIPLESVVAVFSVGYVIVCGSVVLSMALVSFLVAPYLNMYPIEASIVTTCHSGLGGTGDVAILSASNRMSLMPFAQIATRIGGASTVIAATLLLGWVA, encoded by the coding sequence ATGAAAAAAACTGAAACTGATATTTTATGTGAGAACGATCTCGCTCTGGAAACACCGTCATCGTTTATCGGCGACTTCTTTAAAAAGAAAATTGGCTCCGTTCCCGTTGCACTTTTTATGGCGATTACCGCTGTTGTTGCTATCGCTGCCTATGAAGGATATTTGCCTAAAAACATGATTGGCGGTTTCGCCGTCATCATGACAATGGGTTTTTTACTGGCGCATATCGGCAGCAATATTCCCGTATTCAAAGATATTGGCGGCCCGGCGATTCTGTGCCTGATGGTGCCTTCCATTATGGTGTATTTTAATTTATTCAATGACAACACCATGAAAACCGTACACCTGCTGATGAAAGAGGCGAACTTCCTCTATTTCGTCATCGCCTGTCTGGTGGTCGGCAGTATTCTGGGCATGAACCGCAAAATCCTGATTCAGGGAATGGTGCGCATGTTCGTCCCGCTGGTTATCGGCACCGCAACCGCGCTGGCAACCGGTTTGCTGGTTGGTAAACTGTGCGGCTACAGCGTTTATCACACCTTCTTCTTCATTATCGTGCCCATCATCGGCGGTGGTATTGGCGAAGGCATCCTGCCGTTATCCTTAGCCTATTCTGCGATCCTGGGACAAAGCCCGGATGTGTATGTCGCTCAGTTAGCCCCCGCAGCCGTCGTTGGTAACATCTTCGCCATTCTGTGTGCGGGTGTGCTGTCCCGCCTGGGGATGCGTCGCAAGGATCTGAACGGTGAAGGCCGTCTGGTTCGCAGTGACGAAGACAACGCGATGTTTACCGTAAACGACGCGCCAAAACCGGTCGATTTTCACCTGATGGGCGGTGGATTGCTGATGATTTGCGCCTTCTTCATCGTCGGCGGCCTGTTTGAAAGACTGATACACATCCCTGGTCCGGTGCTGATGATTCTGATCGCCGTCTTTTGCAAATATGGACGCATTATCCCTGCCGTTATGGAAACGGGTGCGCACAGCGTTTACAAGTTCGTATCCAGTTCTCTGGTGTGGCCGCTGATGATCGGGCTTGGTATGCTGTATATTCCACTAGAGAGCGTCGTCGCGGTATTCTCCGTGGGTTACGTCATCGTCTGTGGTTCTGTGGTGCTGTCCATGGCGCTGGTGAGCTTCCTGGTTGCACCTTATCTGAACATGTACCCGATTGAGGCTTCTATCGTAACCACGTGCCACAGCGGGCTGGGTGGTACAGGTGACGTCGCCATTCTGTCTGCCTCTAATCGTATGTCTCTGATGCCGTTCGCACAGATCGCCACCCGTATCGGCGGTGCCTCTACCGTCATCGCCGCAACGCTGCTACTGGGCTGGGTTGCTTAA
- the dppA gene encoding dipeptide ABC transporter periplasmic-binding protein DppA: MEKSLVKSRVLKFGLGLLAMSVAAGVQAKTLVYCSEGSPEGFNPQLFTSGTTYDASSVPIYNRLIDFKSGTTELEPSLAEKWDISEDEKTYTFHLRKGVKWQDGKDFKPSREFNADDVIFTFMRQQDANHPYHKVSGGSYEYYQGMGMPELVSKIEKVDDYTVRFVLNRPEAPFLANLAMDFASIMSAEYADNMLKAGTPEKIDLSPIGTGPFQLQQYQKDSRILYKAFEGFWGAKPNIDRLVFSITPDASVRYAKLQKNECQVMPYPNPADIARMKEDKNITLLEQPGLNVGYLAYNVEKKPLDNVKVRQALNYAVNKSAIIEAVYQGAGQAAKNLIPPTMWGYNDDVKDYAYDPEKAKGLLKEAGVADGFSIDLWAMPVQRPYNPNARRMAEMIQSDWAKVGVKAKIVTYEWGEYLKRAKDGEHQTVLMGWSGDNGDPDNFFATLFSCDAAKNGSNYSKWCYKPFEDLIQPARAISEHEKRIELYKQAQVVMQDQAPALLVGHSTVYVPVRNNVKGYVIQPRSVHDFQRVTLD; the protein is encoded by the coding sequence ATGGAAAAATCCCTGGTTAAATCAAGGGTGTTGAAGTTCGGCCTTGGCTTGCTCGCCATGTCCGTCGCGGCAGGTGTTCAGGCAAAAACGCTGGTTTACTGCTCAGAAGGCTCCCCAGAAGGCTTTAACCCACAGCTGTTCACCTCTGGAACAACCTATGATGCCAGCTCAGTACCGATCTATAACCGTCTTATTGATTTTAAGTCGGGGACTACCGAGCTTGAACCCAGTTTGGCAGAAAAATGGGATATTAGTGAAGACGAAAAAACCTACACTTTCCATCTGCGCAAAGGCGTGAAATGGCAAGACGGTAAGGATTTCAAACCTTCCCGCGAATTCAATGCCGATGACGTGATTTTTACCTTCATGCGTCAGCAGGATGCCAACCATCCGTACCATAAAGTGTCTGGCGGTAGCTATGAATACTACCAAGGTATGGGTATGCCGGAACTGGTCAGCAAAATTGAAAAAGTAGACGACTATACTGTCCGCTTCGTGCTGAACCGTCCTGAAGCGCCGTTCCTGGCAAACCTGGCCATGGACTTCGCCTCCATCATGTCAGCGGAATACGCTGATAACATGCTGAAAGCCGGTACGCCGGAGAAAATCGACCTGAGCCCGATCGGTACTGGCCCGTTCCAGCTACAGCAGTACCAGAAAGATTCCCGTATTCTGTACAAAGCTTTTGAAGGTTTCTGGGGCGCCAAGCCGAACATCGATCGTCTGGTCTTCTCTATCACGCCGGATGCTTCGGTACGTTATGCCAAGTTGCAGAAAAATGAATGTCAGGTCATGCCATATCCTAATCCGGCCGATATTGCGCGCATGAAGGAAGACAAGAACATTACGTTATTAGAACAACCGGGTCTGAACGTCGGCTATCTGGCTTACAACGTTGAGAAAAAACCGCTGGATAACGTGAAGGTTCGGCAGGCGCTGAACTACGCGGTTAACAAGTCAGCTATCATTGAAGCGGTCTATCAGGGGGCGGGGCAGGCGGCGAAAAACCTGATCCCGCCGACCATGTGGGGCTATAACGATGATGTGAAAGACTACGCCTACGATCCTGAGAAGGCCAAGGGCTTGCTGAAAGAAGCGGGCGTGGCTGACGGTTTCTCCATCGATCTGTGGGCGATGCCGGTACAACGTCCGTACAACCCGAACGCACGTCGTATGGCGGAGATGATCCAGTCCGACTGGGCGAAAGTCGGCGTGAAAGCCAAGATTGTGACCTACGAGTGGGGCGAGTACCTGAAGCGCGCCAAAGATGGCGAACACCAAACCGTGTTGATGGGATGGAGCGGCGATAACGGAGATCCAGATAATTTCTTCGCCACCCTGTTTAGCTGCGATGCCGCCAAGAATGGTTCTAACTATTCTAAATGGTGCTACAAACCGTTTGAGGATCTGATCCAACCGGCGCGTGCCATTTCCGAGCATGAAAAACGGATTGAGTTGTACAAGCAGGCGCAGGTGGTGATGCAGGATCAGGCACCGGCGTTGCTTGTCGGTCATTCAACCGTGTATGTGCCCGTGCGTAACAATGTCAAAGGCTATGTTATCCAGCCGCGTAGCGTACATGATTTCCAGCGTGTGACGTTGGATTAA
- the dppB gene encoding dipeptide ABC transporter permease DppB gives MLQFILRRLGLVIPTFIGITLLTFAFVHMIPGDPVMIMAGERGISAERHAQLLAEMGLDKPLWQQYLHYIGGVLQGDLGISLKSRIPVWEEFVPRFKATLELGICAMLFAIAVGIPVGVLAAVKRGSIFDHTSVGLALTGYSMPIFWWGMMLIMLVSVQLNLTPVSGRISDTIFLDDSMPLTGFMLIDTLFWGEEGDFIDAVEHMILPAIVLGTIPLAVIVRMTRSAMLEVLGEDYIRTARAKGLSRLRVIVVHALRNAMLPVVTVIGLQVGTMLAGAILTETIFSWPGLGRWLIDALQRRDYPVVQGGVLLVATMIILVNLLVDVLYGVVNPRIRHKK, from the coding sequence ATGTTGCAGTTCATACTCCGGCGTTTGGGGCTGGTTATCCCAACGTTTATTGGTATCACCCTGTTGACGTTTGCCTTCGTGCACATGATTCCGGGCGACCCGGTGATGATTATGGCGGGGGAACGTGGTATTTCCGCCGAGCGCCATGCGCAATTACTGGCTGAAATGGGGCTGGATAAGCCGCTTTGGCAGCAATACCTCCACTATATCGGCGGTGTGTTGCAGGGCGATCTAGGGATCTCCCTCAAGAGTCGCATCCCCGTGTGGGAAGAATTTGTTCCTCGCTTCAAAGCGACGCTGGAACTGGGTATTTGCGCGATGCTGTTTGCTATCGCGGTTGGGATTCCGGTTGGTGTGCTGGCTGCGGTTAAACGCGGTTCTATTTTCGATCATACCTCTGTTGGCCTGGCGCTGACGGGTTACTCCATGCCTATCTTCTGGTGGGGCATGATGCTGATTATGCTGGTCTCCGTTCAACTCAACCTGACGCCCGTCTCGGGGCGTATCAGCGATACGATTTTCCTCGACGACAGTATGCCGCTGACTGGCTTTATGCTGATCGATACCCTGTTCTGGGGTGAGGAAGGCGATTTTATCGACGCGGTTGAACACATGATCCTGCCTGCTATCGTACTGGGCACCATTCCTCTGGCGGTGATTGTGCGTATGACGCGCTCCGCGATGCTGGAAGTGCTGGGAGAGGACTACATTCGCACTGCTCGGGCTAAAGGATTGAGCCGCCTGCGCGTGATTGTCGTGCACGCGTTGCGTAATGCGATGCTGCCAGTGGTGACGGTGATTGGTTTGCAGGTCGGCACCATGCTGGCTGGGGCGATCCTGACGGAAACCATTTTCTCCTGGCCGGGGCTGGGACGGTGGTTGATCGATGCGTTGCAGCGTCGTGACTATCCGGTGGTTCAGGGCGGTGTGCTGCTGGTGGCAACCATGATTATTCTGGTTAACCTGCTGGTGGATGTGCTCTACGGCGTGGTTAACCCACGCATCCGTCACAAGAAATAA
- the dppC gene encoding dipeptide ABC transporter permease DppC, protein MTQVTEPVVNSAPKPMTPLQEFWHYFKRNKGAVVGMVYVVLMLIIAIGANALAPHLPAEQFRDALLRPPVWQEGGSWQFILGTDDVGRDVLSRLMYGARLSLLVGCLVVALSLVLGVVFGLLAGYFGGVVDALIMRIVDIMLALPSLLLALVLVAVFGPSIVNASLALTFVALPHYVRLTRAAVLVEVNRDYVTASRVAGAGSARQMFVNILPNCLAPLIVQASLGFSNAILDMAALGFLGMGAQPPTPEWGTMLSDVLQFAQSAWWVVTFPGLAILLTVLAFNLMGDGLRDALDPKLKQ, encoded by the coding sequence ATGACACAAGTCACTGAACCGGTTGTAAACAGCGCGCCGAAGCCGATGACCCCGTTACAGGAATTCTGGCACTATTTTAAACGTAACAAAGGGGCGGTGGTTGGCATGGTGTATGTCGTGCTGATGCTGATTATCGCCATTGGCGCCAATGCGTTGGCTCCGCACTTACCTGCCGAGCAGTTCCGCGATGCGCTGCTTCGTCCGCCGGTCTGGCAAGAAGGTGGCAGTTGGCAGTTCATTCTGGGGACGGACGACGTCGGGCGTGATGTCCTGTCCCGCCTGATGTATGGCGCGCGCCTGTCGCTGCTGGTCGGCTGCCTGGTGGTGGCGCTGTCGCTGGTGCTAGGTGTGGTCTTTGGCCTGCTGGCCGGGTATTTCGGCGGTGTAGTTGATGCGCTCATCATGCGTATTGTCGATATCATGCTGGCACTGCCAAGCCTGCTGTTGGCGCTGGTGTTGGTCGCGGTATTCGGACCTTCGATTGTGAACGCCTCGCTGGCGCTGACCTTCGTGGCATTGCCGCACTATGTCCGGTTGACTCGTGCGGCGGTGCTGGTGGAAGTCAACCGCGATTACGTCACCGCTTCACGCGTGGCGGGGGCGGGCTCGGCACGCCAGATGTTCGTCAACATTCTTCCTAACTGCTTGGCACCGCTGATTGTGCAGGCATCTCTTGGTTTTTCTAACGCCATTCTCGATATGGCTGCTTTGGGTTTCCTCGGTATGGGCGCACAGCCGCCAACGCCAGAGTGGGGCACCATGCTGTCGGACGTTTTGCAGTTTGCGCAAAGCGCCTGGTGGGTGGTGACGTTCCCCGGTCTGGCAATCTTACTGACGGTATTGGCGTTTAACCTGATGGGGGACGGCTTGCGTGACGCTCTCGACCCCAAACTCAAGCAGTAG
- the dppD gene encoding dipeptide ABC transporter ATP-binding protein produces MALLNVDKLSVHFGDEGLPFRAVDRISYQVEQGQVVGIVGESGSGKSVSSLAIMGLIDYPGKVMADKLEFNQRDLTKISEKERRNLVGSEVAMIFQDPMTSLNPCYTVGYQIMEAIKVHQGGNRKTRRQRAIDLLTLVGIPDPGSRLDVYPHQLSGGMSQRVMIAMAIACRPKLLIADEPTTALDVTIQAQIIELLLELQQRENMALILITHDLALVAEAAHHIIVMYAGQVVESGKAADIFRAPRHPYTQALLRALPEFAVDKARLASLPGVVPGKYDRPNGCLLNPRCPYAQDRCRQEEPALRDIPGRQVKCHTPLDDAGRPTL; encoded by the coding sequence ATGGCGTTGCTCAATGTAGATAAACTGTCGGTTCACTTTGGCGATGAGGGTCTGCCGTTTCGTGCGGTCGATCGTATCAGCTACCAGGTTGAACAGGGTCAGGTCGTCGGGATTGTCGGGGAATCCGGCTCTGGTAAATCTGTCAGCTCGCTGGCAATTATGGGATTGATTGATTACCCCGGCAAAGTGATGGCCGACAAGCTGGAATTTAACCAGCGTGATTTAACAAAAATTTCTGAAAAAGAACGGCGTAATCTGGTGGGTTCTGAAGTCGCGATGATTTTCCAGGATCCGATGACCAGCCTGAACCCGTGCTACACCGTGGGCTACCAGATCATGGAAGCCATCAAGGTACATCAGGGCGGTAACCGTAAAACCCGTCGTCAGCGTGCGATTGACCTGCTGACGCTGGTCGGGATTCCCGATCCAGGTTCGCGCCTCGATGTATATCCACACCAGCTCTCTGGCGGGATGAGCCAGCGCGTGATGATCGCGATGGCGATTGCCTGTCGGCCGAAGCTGCTGATTGCCGATGAACCCACCACCGCGCTCGACGTGACCATTCAGGCGCAGATTATCGAACTGCTGCTTGAATTGCAGCAGCGCGAGAACATGGCACTGATCCTGATTACGCATGATTTGGCACTGGTGGCCGAAGCGGCACACCACATCATCGTGATGTATGCTGGGCAGGTGGTGGAATCAGGCAAAGCGGCGGATATTTTCCGTGCGCCCCGCCATCCGTACACTCAGGCGCTGCTGCGTGCGCTGCCGGAGTTTGCCGTGGATAAAGCCCGTCTGGCATCGTTGCCGGGTGTAGTGCCGGGGAAATATGATCGCCCGAACGGCTGTCTGTTAAACCCACGCTGCCCCTATGCACAAGACCGCTGCCGTCAGGAAGAACCTGCACTGCGCGATATTCCTGGTCGTCAGGTGAAATGTCATACACCGCTAGATGATGCGGGGAGGCCGACCCTATGA
- the dppF gene encoding dipeptide ABC transporter ATP-binding subunit DppF, whose translation MSELNATSQPYLLHAIDLKKHYPVKKGFFAPERMVKALDGVSFTLERGKTLAVVGESGCGKSTLGRLLTMIETPSEGELYYQGQDLLKPDPAAQKLRRQKIQIVFQNPYGSLNPRKKVGQILEEPLQINTELSKAERREKALAMMAKVGLKTEHYDRYPHMFSGGQRQRIAIARGLMLDPDVVIADEPVSALDVSVRAQVLNLMMDLQQDMGLSYVFISHDLSVVEHIADEVMVMYLGRCVEKGSKDAIFNNPRHPYTQALLSATPRLNPDLRRERIKLTGELPSPLNPPPGCAFNARCQRCFSTCTQFQPQLKTYGEQQVACFAVDQDEEGIAVA comes from the coding sequence ATGAGTGAACTGAATGCCACATCGCAGCCGTACTTGCTGCATGCGATCGATTTGAAAAAGCACTATCCGGTGAAAAAGGGCTTTTTCGCGCCAGAGCGGATGGTAAAAGCGCTGGATGGCGTGTCCTTTACGCTGGAGCGCGGTAAAACGCTGGCGGTGGTGGGGGAATCCGGCTGTGGAAAATCCACGCTGGGTCGCCTGCTGACGATGATCGAAACCCCGTCAGAGGGCGAACTGTACTATCAGGGGCAGGATCTGCTGAAACCGGATCCGGCGGCGCAGAAATTGCGGCGGCAGAAGATCCAGATCGTCTTCCAGAATCCTTACGGATCGCTCAACCCGCGTAAGAAAGTCGGCCAGATCCTGGAAGAACCCCTCCAGATCAACACTGAACTGTCGAAAGCAGAACGCCGTGAAAAAGCGCTGGCGATGATGGCGAAAGTCGGGCTGAAAACGGAGCATTATGACCGCTATCCGCATATGTTCTCCGGCGGCCAGCGTCAGCGTATCGCTATCGCTCGTGGGTTGATGCTGGACCCAGACGTGGTAATTGCCGATGAACCGGTTTCGGCTCTGGATGTGTCGGTACGTGCGCAGGTACTGAACCTGATGATGGACTTGCAGCAGGATATGGGGCTGTCTTACGTCTTCATCTCGCACGATCTGTCCGTGGTCGAACATATTGCTGACGAAGTGATGGTGATGTATCTGGGCCGCTGTGTTGAGAAGGGCAGTAAAGATGCCATTTTCAATAATCCGCGCCACCCTTATACGCAGGCGCTACTTTCCGCAACGCCGCGCCTGAACCCAGATTTACGCCGCGAGCGCATCAAGCTGACCGGTGAGCTGCCTAGCCCGCTGAATCCACCGCCGGGCTGCGCATTCAATGCCCGCTGTCAGCGCTGCTTCAGCACCTGCACCCAGTTCCAGCCGCAGTTGAAAACCTACGGCGAACAGCAGGTTGCCTGCTTTGCTGTCGATCAGGACGAAGAAGGTATAGCAGTCGCCTAA